A window from Salvia miltiorrhiza cultivar Shanhuang (shh) chromosome 2, IMPLAD_Smil_shh, whole genome shotgun sequence encodes these proteins:
- the LOC131011136 gene encoding uncharacterized protein LOC131011136, translated as MDFKSMSLGFVTLLCLVWPIVSQSSMPAVPDGFWYGEAAAEEKVLIEAFFDPVCPDSRDSWPPLKQVVDEFASRVRLVVHTFPLPYHDNAFATSRALHITNKLNTSATYHVLEAFFHHQELFYGKATFNKSKAVVTDHIVDFTAKALGSSYHSAIKSGFNDTNTDHATRYAFKYGCLRGVYGTPFFFVNGFPLADAGSAINYKGWRKLLDPLVSKQGRYLQQQLLHSL; from the exons ATGGATTTCAAGTCAATGTCTCTTGGGTTTGTGACGCTATTGTGTTTGGTGTGGCCAATTGTGAGCCAGTCATCGATGCCGGCGGTGCCGGATGGGTTCTGGTACggcgaggcggcggcggaggagaaaGTGTTGATAGAGGCGTTTTTCGACCCCGTTTGCCCGGATAGCCGCGATTCATGGCCGCCGCTCAAGCAAGTCGTCGACGAGTTTGCCTCTCGCGTTAGGCTCGTCGTGCACACCTTCCCTTTGCC TTACCATGATAATGCATTTGCCACTTCTCGGGCGCTGCATATAACTAATAAGTTGAACACTTCAGCAACATACCATGTTTTGGAGGCGTTTTTCCACCATCag GAACTATTTTATGGGAAGGCAACATTTAACAAGTCTAAAGCAGTTGTCACGGACCACATAGTGGACTTCACGGCAAAGGCACTTGGATCGTCGTATCATTCTGCAATCAAATCCGGCTTCAACGACACCAACACGGATCATGCTACAAGATATGCTTTCAAG TATGGTTGCTTACGAGGCGTTTATGGGACGCCCTTCTTCTTTGTGAATGGGTTTCCGTTGGCTGACGCAGGATCGGCTATCAACTATAAAGGATGGAGAAAACTGTTAGATCCTTTAGTTAGCAAACAGGGTAGATACTTGCAGCAGCAGCTCCTACATTCCTTGTAA
- the LOC131011137 gene encoding 21 kDa protein-like yields the protein MSKSKILLVHLFCSLYLLSASSAPNPNASSFIEAECLATLYPSVCIQSLSTFSKTVQKSPKQLARAALSVGLSRAQSGSAFISKMALMRGLKPMERSAVKDCAANMASAVDQLSRSLKELGRMGSQKLSWHQSNVESWIGAAITFQQTCIDGFSSPTMAGNVKVAVMKRALDCKQVTSNALVLIHRYAAAKRKHGAFTKTANLP from the coding sequence ATGTCAAAAAGCAAGATTTTATTAGTGCATCTATTTTGTTCACTCTATCTCCTCTCGGCCTCCTCTGCTCCAAACCCTAACGCCAGCAGCTTCATCGAAGCCGAATGCCTAGCCACTCTCTACCCTTCTGTCTGCATCCAATCTCTCTCCACCTTCTCCAAAACAGTCCAAAAAAGCCCCAAGCAGCTGGCTCGAGCCGCCCTATCAGTCGGCTTGTCGCGCGCCCAGTCCGGCTCCGCCTTCATCTCCAAGATGGCTCTGATGAGAGGGCTGAAGCCAATGGAACGCAGTGCCGTCAAAGACTGCGCCGCCAACATGGCTAGCGCAGTCGACCAGCTCAGCCGGTCTCTCAAGGAACTCGGTAGGATGGGCTCGCAGAAGCTGAGCTGGCATCAAAGCAACGTGGAGTCGTGGATCGGAGCTGCTATAACCTTCCAGCAAACGTGCATCGATGGATTTTCATCTCCGACCATGGCTGGAAATGTTAAGGTTGCTGTAATGAAAAGGGCCCTAGACTGTAAGCAGGTTACCAGCAACGCGCTTGTATTGATCCATCGCTATGCTGCAGCAAAGCGTAAACATGGAGCCTTTACTAAGACTGCAAACTTGCCGTAG
- the LOC131011138 gene encoding E3 ubiquitin-protein ligase ATL23: MLVSIFLALFLPCAGMSVIFLVYICLLCYSARTSNDEQQFRAPVKPFQNRGLSASDLQKLPKVTGKDLVLGTDCAICLDEIESEQPARMVPGCNHGFHLECADAWLSKNSICPVCRAKIGPELFNPSQISPC; the protein is encoded by the coding sequence ATGCTAGTGTCAATATTTCTTGCTCTGTTTCTACCATGCGCCGGAATGAGCGTCATTTTTCTGGTGTACATCTGTTTGCTGTGCTACTCTGCGCGTACAAGCAATGACGAGCAGCAGTTCCGTGCACCGGTAAAACCCTTTCAAAACAGGGGCCTCTCCGCCTCGGATCTCCAGAAATTGCCCAAGGTGACCGGCAAAGATCTGGTGCTAGGCACCGACTGCGCCATCTGTTTGGACGAAATTGAGAGCGAGCAACCGGCTAGAATGGTTCCCGGTTGCAACCACGGCTTTCATCTAGAATGCGCCGACGCCTGGCTCTCCAAGAACTCCATTTGCCCTGTTTGTAGAGCCAAAATCGGCCCTGAGCTATTCAATCCCTCTCAAATCAGTCCATGCTGA